The genomic interval TTGAAGAGACTTCCGAGCGGCCCCGGCGCATGGACATCGTCTTCCGTGTCTTCGACGAAGGCGTGGGCTTCCGCTACGAATGGCCGGCGCAGCCGAATCTGGACCGGTTCGTCATCATGGACGAATTGACCGAGTTCCGGCTGGCGGGCGACCATATGGCCTGGTGGATTCCGGCCTACCATCCAAACCGCTACGAGTATCTGTACCGCCATACGCCCGTCAGCCAGCTCGACACGGTCCATACGCCCGTCACGATGGAGACGGCCGACGGGTGGTTTCTGAGCTTCCACGAGGCGGACGTGGAGGACTACGCCACGATGACGCTGGCGCCGAAAGATTCGCTCACGCTGGAGGTGGACCTGGTGCCCTGGTCCGACGGCACGCGCGTCAAGGCGCAGACGCCGTTCCGATCGCCCTGGCGCGTGCTGCTCGTGGGCGACGACGCGGGCGAGCTGATCACCAACTACACGATCCTGAACCTGAATCCGCCCAACCGCCTGGGCGACGTTTCGTGGGTGCGGCCGGCCAAGTACGTGGGCATCTGGTGGGAAATGCACATCGGCCGTTCTACGTGGGGCTCCGGCCCGCGTCACGGGGCCACCACCGAAAACGCCAAGCGCTACATCGACTTTGCCGCCCGTCACGGGTTCGATGCCGTGCTGATTGAGGGCTGGAATGTCGGCTGGGACGGCGACTGGACGCAGAACGGCGACAAGTTTCGCTTTACTGAGCCCTATCCGGACTTCGACATCGAAGAGGTCGCCCGCTACGCCCGCGAAAAAGGCGTCCAGCTCATCGGCCACCACGAGACGGCCTGTCACATCACGAACTACGAGCGCCAGATGGAAGACGCCTTCGCTTTCTACCGGCGGCTGGGCATTCACATGGTGAAGACGGGCTATGTGGCCCATGGCCGCAACTGCGTCTGGATCGACGAGCAGGGCCGAGAGCATCGCGAGTGGCACCACGGCCAGTTCATGGTGCGCCATCATCGGCGCGTACTTGAAACGGCCGCCCGCTACCAGATCGCCATCAATGCGCACGAGCCGGTCAAAGACACGGGTGAGCGCCGCACCTATCCGAACATGGTCAGCCGTGAAGGCGCCCGCGGCCAGGAGTACAACGCCTGGAGCGCGGACGGCGGCAATCCGCCCGAGCACACGACGATCCTCCCCTTTACGCGGCTGCTGGCCGGACCGATGGACTTCACACCGGGCATCTTCGACATCCTCATCGAAGACCGTCCCAACAATCGGGTCAACACGACACTGGCCAAGCAGCTGGCGCTCTACGTGGTCATCTACAGCCCGCTTCAGATGGCAGCCGACCTGCCGGAGCACTACGAGGCGCGGCCCGACGCCTTCCAGCTCATCAAAGATGTGCCCGTCGACTGGGAGGACACGCGCGTGCTGCACGCCCGCATCGGCGACTACGTGACGATCGTTCGCAAGGACCGCCACAGCGACGACTGGTATCTGGGCAGCATCACCGACGAGTACGGCCGCACGTTGCAGGCCTCGCTCTCGTTTCTGGAGCCCGGCCGCAAATACGTGGCGGAAATCTACCGCGACGCCCCGGATGCCGACTGGCGCACGAATCCGCTGGCGATCGAAATCACCCGCCAGATCGTCGATGCCTCGACCGTGCTGACGCTGCGCCTGGCGCCGGGCGGCGGCACAGCCATTCGTTTCCATCCGGTAGAAGAATGAGCGGCTCGGCCCACCGCATGCGGGACCTATTTTTCAGTAACTTCATAAAAGCAATGAACCTTCGACCAGACCTTCGGACGCATGCGGTGGGTGATTGTCGGGCTGGCGCTGCTGCTCGGCGGATGCGTCGGGTCGCGCAAGGCGCAGGAGTCGGAAAACGGCCTGCACGTATGGAAAAGCGACACGCCCTGGGGTGAGGTGACCGTGCGCCAGATGCGGAGCGATAAAGGGCTCTGCACCTTCCGGGAGGTCACGCTCCATCGGCAGGTCGGGCTCTACATCGACGGGCGGCCTACGTTCGTGCGGGCGACCGATTACCTGTGCGACGACGTCTTCGACGACTGGCGTTTCCGCTCGGCCATCGAGCAGCAGCGGGCCAACTACTGGGACCTGTCCGGTCTGTTGCTGCACCTGATGTACAGCACGATGCCCATCGAGGAGCATCCCCGCTGGTAGGCGCGGTGGTGAGGGCTGTTCTGTGGAGATCGCGGGCGGGAACGGACCGCTCCGGGCGGCGTGAGACTGCCGGTACCGATTTAAGCGGTACGGCTATCCGCGGTGTCGCATTTCGATGCCGCGGTTCTTGCGTGTAAATATCCGGAGTCGCGAATTGCCATGTTTGACTTTCTGAAAAAGCTGTTCGGGGATCGCAACGAGCGGGAGCTGCGGAAACTCTGGCCCATTGTCCATAAAGTCAACGAGTACGCCGAGCAGTTCAAGGCGCTCAGCGACGAAGAGCTGCGCGCCAAGACCGACGAGTTCAAGCGACGCATCAAAGAGGCCGTGGCCGACATCGAGGCGCGTAAGGCCGACATCGAGGCGCGCCTGCGGGGGGAAGTGCACGACATCAGCGGCGACGGCCACGCCGAGGTCGAAGAACTCTCGCCCGAAGAGCGCGAGCGGCTCTACGAAGAGCTGGACGACCTCGAAAAAGAATGGCTGGAGCGCGTCGAGCGTAAGCTCGATGAGCTGTTGCCCGAGGCGTTTGCCGTCGTGAAGGAAGCCTGCCGCCGTATGCTGGGCAAGGAGTGGATGGCCGGCGGGCAGAAGATCGTCTGGGACATGGTCCCCTACGACGTGCAGATCCTCGGCGGCATCGTGCTGCATCAGGGCAAGATCGCCGAGATGAAGACGGGCGAGGGGAAGACGCTTGTGGCCGTCATGCCCGTTTACCTGAACGCGCTGGCCGGTCGCGGCGTGCACGTCGTGACGGTCAACCCCTACCTGGCACAGCGCGATGCCGAGTGGATGGGGCCGATCTATGAGTTTCTGGGCCTGACCGTCGATGTCATCGACAAGTACGAGCCGCATTCCGAAGGGCGGCGCCGCGCCTATCAGGCCGACATCACCTACGGTACGAACAACGAGTTCGGGTTCGACTACCTGCGCGACCACTCCTTCGTGATCGATCCGGACCAGCTCGTGCAACGCGGCCACCACTACGCGATCGTCGACGAGGTCGACTCGGTGCTCATCGACGAGGCGCGCACGCCGCTGATCATCTCGGGTCCGGTGCCCCAGTCGGGCGACGAGCGCTTCACCGAGCTCAAGCCGGTCATCGAAAAACTCGTCTACCTGCAGCAGCGGCTGGTGGCGCAGCTCGTGGCCGAAGCCGAGCAGAAGCTGAAGGAGCGGGATAAAGCGCTGGAAGCCGGCGATCGCAAACGGGCCAGCGAACTGGAAGAGGAGGCCGGACTGGCACTGCTTCGGGCTGCGCGAGGCTTTCCGCGCAACAAGCGCTTCATGAAGCTCAAGACCGAGCCGGGCGTCGAGACGCTCCTGCAGCGCACCGAAGCCTTCTACCTGCAGGACAACGCCAAGAACATGCCCTTCGTCGACGAAGTGCTCTACTTCGCGCTCGACGAAAAGAACCACACCATCGAACTTACCGAAAAGGGTCTCGACGAGATCGCCCGCATCGCCGGCCAAGACCGCGACATGTTCGTCTTGCCTGACCTGGGTGAGGAGACGGCCCGGCTTGAGCAGGAATACCGGGAAAAGCTCCGCAGGCTGGAAGAAGAACTGGCGCAGCGCACCGACCTTTCCGAAGAGAAGCGCCAGAACAAGCTGGAAAACGATCGGCGCCTGCTGCACAAGGAACTGGAGGAGCAGAAGCGGGAGCTGTACAACCGGTACGCCGAGCGGGCCGAGCGCCTGCATGCCGTCGAGCAGCTGCTGCGTGCTTACACGCTTTATGAGCGTGACGTCGAGTATATCGTCCAGGACGGCAAGGTCCTGATCGTCGACGAGCACACGGGCCGTGTGCTGCCCGGTCGCCGCTATTCCGATGGACTGCACCAGGCCATCGAGGCGAAAGAGGGCGTCAAGGTGCAGGCGGCCACGCAGACCTACGCCACGATCACGCTGCAGAACTACTTCCGCATGTACCACAAGCTGGCCGGCATGACGGGTACGGCCATCACCGAGGCGGAAGAGTTCTACAAGATCTACGGCCTGGACGTCATCGTCATCCCCACGCACAAGCCCGTCATTCGCGTCGATCACGAGGACCTGGTCTTCCGCACCAAGCGCGAGAAGTACAACGCGGTCATCCAGAAGATCAAGGAGTACCACAGGAAGGGGCAGCCCGTGCTGGTGGGCACCACGTCGGTCGAAGTGTCGGAGATGCTCAGCCGCATGCTCAAGCGCGAGGGCATCCCGCACAACGTGCTGAACGCCCGCCGGGATCGGGCCAAGCAGGAAGCGCTGATCGTGGCACAGGCTGGTCAGAAGGGCGCCGTGACGATCGCCACGAACATGGCCGGTCGCGGTACCGACATCAAGCTCGGGCCGGGCGTCAAGGAACTGGGCGGACTGGCCATCATCGGCACCGAGCGCCACGAAAGCCGCCGTATCGACCTGCAGCTCCGGGGCCGCGCCGGGCGCCAGGGCGATCCGGGCGAAAGCCAGTTTTACGTCTCGCTCGAAGACGACCTGATGCGCCTGTTCGGCTCCGACCGCATCGCCCGTATTATGGACCGACTCAAGATGGAAGAGGGCGAGGTCATCACGCATCCGTGGGTGACCAAGAGCATCGAGCGGGCGCAGAAGAAGGTCGAGCAGAACAACTTCGCCATTCGCAAGCGGCAGCTCGAATTCGACGACGTGCTCGACGCGCAGCGCCGCGTCATCTACAGCCGCCGCCGGCACGCGCTCACGGGCGAGCGTATCAGCCACGATGTGCTCGAAATGCTGCGCGACGTGCTCGGCCAGATCGTCGAGCGGCACTACAAAGAAGGCGACCTGGAGGGGCTGCGCGACGAGGTGCTGCGCACGTTCGCCTTCGACTTCGAGATGACGCCGGAAGAGTTCGCCCGCCTGGGCGACGACGGCGTCTTCGACCGGCTCTACCAGGCCGCCCTCGACTTCTACCGCCGCAAGCGCCAGATGCTGGCCGAGCCTTTCTACGAGCGGCTGCAGGCCTTCCTGAACCAGGACGGGCTGGAGCAGAAGCCCGACCGGGTCGTGGTGGACTTCACCGACGGCCGCCGCGTGCTCCGGGCCGTTGCCCGCGTGGACGAAGCGCTGCGCACGCGCGGCCAGGAGATCAACAACGCGCTGGAACGGGCCGCGCTGCTGCACTTCATCGACGAGCACTGGACCGAACACCTGCGTGAGCTGGACGAACTCAAGGAGGGCATCAACCTGCGGGCCTTCGGACAGCGCGACCCGCTCGTCGAGTACAAGGTCGAGGGTTTCAAGCTCTTCCAGCAGACGCTCGACAAGATCAACCGCGACGCGATCTCGTTCATCTTCCGGGCCGGGCCGCTGGTGGAGACGCGTCCGGCCGCACCGGCGAGCGCGCCGCGTCGGCGCCTGGACCCGTCACGTGCGCGGGTGCAGCACGAAAGCGTTGATTCCTACGGCGTGCACGTGCGGGCGCAGTCGCCGGCCGACTCGGCCGCGCGGCGCGATCCCACGGTCAAAGAACAGCCGGTGGTCGTGGGCGAAAAGATCGGTCGCAACGATCCCTGTCCCTGTGGCAGCGGCAAAAAGTACAAGCACTGCTGCGGACGCAACCGCTGAGCTGACCGCCACGTGCGGCGTGGGCTATGCTGCGGACGCTTTACATCCGGGACTACGCGCTGATCGAGGAACTTGAGGTTGAATTCGGCAGCGGACTCAACATCCTCACCGGCGAGACCGGCGCGGGGAAGTCCATTCTGATCGGCGCGCTCAAGATGATTCTGGGCGAGCGGGCCGATACGGAAATGATCCGCAGCGGCGCCCGCAAGGCCGTCGTGGAAGGCGTCTTCGACGAGGCCGACACGCCCCGCATCCGGGCGCTGCTCGAGGCGAGTGCCATCGACCCGATGCCCCAGCTCATCGTGCGCCGCGAGATCCTGCCCGGCCAGAGCCGCGCCTTTATCAACGACACGCCGGCCACCGTCCAGCTCCTTCGTGAGGTGGCGGCGCAGCTCATCGACCTGCACGGCCAGCACGAACATCAGAGCCTGCTCCGCACCGAAACGCACCTGGAACTGCTCGACAACTTCGGCAGCCTGGGCGGACTCCGCGACACCTACCGGCGCCACTACGAAGAGGTGGCCCGCCTGATCCGG from Rhodothermus marinus carries:
- the secA gene encoding preprotein translocase subunit SecA, which codes for MFDFLKKLFGDRNERELRKLWPIVHKVNEYAEQFKALSDEELRAKTDEFKRRIKEAVADIEARKADIEARLRGEVHDISGDGHAEVEELSPEERERLYEELDDLEKEWLERVERKLDELLPEAFAVVKEACRRMLGKEWMAGGQKIVWDMVPYDVQILGGIVLHQGKIAEMKTGEGKTLVAVMPVYLNALAGRGVHVVTVNPYLAQRDAEWMGPIYEFLGLTVDVIDKYEPHSEGRRRAYQADITYGTNNEFGFDYLRDHSFVIDPDQLVQRGHHYAIVDEVDSVLIDEARTPLIISGPVPQSGDERFTELKPVIEKLVYLQQRLVAQLVAEAEQKLKERDKALEAGDRKRASELEEEAGLALLRAARGFPRNKRFMKLKTEPGVETLLQRTEAFYLQDNAKNMPFVDEVLYFALDEKNHTIELTEKGLDEIARIAGQDRDMFVLPDLGEETARLEQEYREKLRRLEEELAQRTDLSEEKRQNKLENDRRLLHKELEEQKRELYNRYAERAERLHAVEQLLRAYTLYERDVEYIVQDGKVLIVDEHTGRVLPGRRYSDGLHQAIEAKEGVKVQAATQTYATITLQNYFRMYHKLAGMTGTAITEAEEFYKIYGLDVIVIPTHKPVIRVDHEDLVFRTKREKYNAVIQKIKEYHRKGQPVLVGTTSVEVSEMLSRMLKREGIPHNVLNARRDRAKQEALIVAQAGQKGAVTIATNMAGRGTDIKLGPGVKELGGLAIIGTERHESRRIDLQLRGRAGRQGDPGESQFYVSLEDDLMRLFGSDRIARIMDRLKMEEGEVITHPWVTKSIERAQKKVEQNNFAIRKRQLEFDDVLDAQRRVIYSRRRHALTGERISHDVLEMLRDVLGQIVERHYKEGDLEGLRDEVLRTFAFDFEMTPEEFARLGDDGVFDRLYQAALDFYRRKRQMLAEPFYERLQAFLNQDGLEQKPDRVVVDFTDGRRVLRAVARVDEALRTRGQEINNALERAALLHFIDEHWTEHLRELDELKEGINLRAFGQRDPLVEYKVEGFKLFQQTLDKINRDAISFIFRAGPLVETRPAAPASAPRRRLDPSRARVQHESVDSYGVHVRAQSPADSAARRDPTVKEQPVVVGEKIGRNDPCPCGSGKKYKHCCGRNR
- a CDS encoding glycoside hydrolase family 97 protein — translated: MRRFLPVLLLIVSLAAGVRAQTASVASPDGSLVVSFTLEDGRPTYRIDRFGLPLILPSRMGFELQEQPPLVGPFRLIGVARDTVDTIWTQPWGEKKDIRSHYHELRLQLEETSERPRRMDIVFRVFDEGVGFRYEWPAQPNLDRFVIMDELTEFRLAGDHMAWWIPAYHPNRYEYLYRHTPVSQLDTVHTPVTMETADGWFLSFHEADVEDYATMTLAPKDSLTLEVDLVPWSDGTRVKAQTPFRSPWRVLLVGDDAGELITNYTILNLNPPNRLGDVSWVRPAKYVGIWWEMHIGRSTWGSGPRHGATTENAKRYIDFAARHGFDAVLIEGWNVGWDGDWTQNGDKFRFTEPYPDFDIEEVARYAREKGVQLIGHHETACHITNYERQMEDAFAFYRRLGIHMVKTGYVAHGRNCVWIDEQGREHREWHHGQFMVRHHRRVLETAARYQIAINAHEPVKDTGERRTYPNMVSREGARGQEYNAWSADGGNPPEHTTILPFTRLLAGPMDFTPGIFDILIEDRPNNRVNTTLAKQLALYVVIYSPLQMAADLPEHYEARPDAFQLIKDVPVDWEDTRVLHARIGDYVTIVRKDRHSDDWYLGSITDEYGRTLQASLSFLEPGRKYVAEIYRDAPDADWRTNPLAIEITRQIVDASTVLTLRLAPGGGTAIRFHPVEE